In Microbacterium enclense, the DNA window ACGGCGGTCGTGGATCGTCTCGAGCGCGACTTCCGGCTCGTCGACGAGGCGCACGCCGCTGCGGCGGGACCGCTGTTGGCCGCCGAGCTCGCGAAGCAGTGGCGCATCGGCATCGTCGACCACCCTGACGAGGCTGCCGCTCTGAAGCGGTCCTTGAAGGACGGCCTGCACACCGCGACCGAGATCTCGGATGCCGCTCCCACGCTGCTGCGCACGCTCGCGCCGGTGTGGCTCGCCTCGCCCTACGAGGTGCCCGACGTCCCGACCGATCTCGCTTTCGACGTCGTGATCATCGCCGACGCGGCGGCCCTCTGCCTCGCGGAGGCGGCGCCCGCGCTCCGCCGTGCCCGCCAGGTGGTCCTGTTCGGCGACCCCGTCGTGCAGAAGCCCACGCCCTTCCGGGTGAGCGCCTCGATCGCGCCCGTGCCCGACGAGGCCGACGACGTGCCGTTCGACGAGATCTCGGTGTTCGAGCGCGTCGCCGAGCTCCTTCCCGTCGAGACGCTCACCCGCAGCTACCGCGCGGGCGGCGAAGACCTCGCTCAACTCGTGAACGACGCGTTCTACGGCGGCGAGATCGTCTCGCTCCCGTGGGCCGGGTCGTACCTCGGTCGGGGGAGCCTCAGCGTCGACTACGTCGAGAACGGTGTGGGCGCGCCCCACCCGGTCAGCGGTGCGGTCGAGAGCCCGGATGCCGAGGTCGCCCGCGTCGTCAGCATCGTCGTGGAGCACGCGGTCAACCGGGCCTCCGAGTCGCTCATGGTCGTCACCGCGAGTCGCACGCACGCCGAGCGCGTGCGCGCCTCCGTCGAGGCGGCGTTGGCCGGCCGCTCCGATGTGGCCGCCTTCGTGTCACGGGATGCCGCCGAGCCCTTCGCCGTGCTCACCCTCGAGGAGTCGGTGGCCGAGAGCCGCGACCGCGTGGTGTTCTCCCTCGGCTTCGGTCTGACCCGTCACGGCCGCGTGCTGAGCGACTTCGGTGACCTCTCGACACCGGACGGCGAGCGACTTCTCACGGTCGGGATGACGCGCGCGCGGCGCTCGATGGTGATCGTCTCGTCCATCCGGCCCTCGGCGTTCGACGACGGACGTCTCGAGCACGGCGCGGCGACCCTCATGGGGATCCTCGGCTCCGTTGCCTCGCGGGGCCGGGAGAGCCGCCTCGAGGACCTCGCCGATCCGCTCACACGAGCTCTCGCGCGCGAACTCCGCGCCCTCGGTGTCGAGGTCGACCTCGACTACCGCGGTCTCCTGCCGCTCGTCGCCCGTCACGGTGGCAAGGCGGTCGTCGCCGAGAGCGATCCCGAGACGATCGGCGAATCGCTGCGGGAGACCCTGCGGCTCCGCCCGCAGATCCTGCGGCGCCTCGGATGGCACTACGTGCGCGTCCATGCCTTCGACCTGTACAGCGACCCCGCGGGGGTGGCATCCCGGATCGCGGAGCTGCTCGGTATCGCCCCCGACGACTCGGCGGAGCCCGGCTCGACCACCGAGCCCCTCGACCTGCCCGGCTGAGTCGTGGGAACCGCGGTCGAACCGGAACCCGAGCGCGCGCAGGATGGCAGCGCTCCGCGCGAGGAGCGTCAACCCATCGTCCGGGTCCGCGGATCCCGCCGCGCGAGACTGCTGCCGGCGCCGGGCACGACGGCGGAGCCGGCACCGGCCGATGATCCTCAGCGGGGCGCGAGCCCCGGGCCGGCGGCATCCGGTCCCAATGACGACCGCATGCTGCGCGACGTGCCGCCGCACTACTGACGGGACGGGCCCGCGCTGAAACGCAGCGCGGGCCCGGTCACGAACGCCGTCAGGCTTTGTTCTGGCGCTCCAGCAGGTCGCGGATCTGCACGAGCAGCTCCTGCTCGGTCGGGAGCTTCGGCTCCTCGGATGCCGCGTCGCCGACACCGGCGCGGGCGGCGGCGATCGCCTTCCACCGGTTCATGGGATAGACGAAGACGAGGTAGACCACGATGGCCACGGCGAAGAAGCTGATGATCGCCGTCAGCAGGCCGCCGAGGGGGAAGGTCACCTGCTGGCCGTAGATCCCGGTGATCGTCGGTCCGAGGTCACCGTTCTCGTTGGGCTTGTAGAAGATCTCGACCAGCGGGTTGATGATCGCGCTCACGATCGCATTGACCACCGCCGTGAAGGCCGCGCCGATGACGACCGCGACCGCCAGATCGATCACGTTGCCGCGGAGGATGAACTCTTTGAATCCTTTGATCACGCTGGTCTCCCGGGGGTCGTGGTGCGAGGTGTCAGGACGACGACGAGGACGCCGTCGAAGTCGATGATGACGATGTCGTGGACGATCCGCCACCGCTTGCGCTCGTCGAGCTGCTCGACCCACCGCTGGACGAACCGGTGCTCGACGAACCGGTGCTCGACGAACCCCGTGAGTCGGTGCGGTAGAAGCCCGAGCCGTTGAAGGTCACACCGATGGAGCCGTACTGCTTGCGAAGGTCGCCTCCGCACTCGGGGCACTCGGTGAGGGCGGCGTCGGAGAAGGACTGCACGGCGTCGAAACGGTGTCCGCACTGTTTGCAGGCATACGAGTAGGTGGGCATGGGCTTCTTTCGGGTGTCAGGCGGGGGTGTCGGGGATGCGTACCGTGCGCGTGGGGGTCACGACGCCCGAGACGGGCTGGTCGTGCACGTCGCGTGGGACATCGTCGACGAACTCGGAGTCGAAGATGACGGCGTAGACGGGAGGGCACTTCTCCATCGAGCCGAGGGTCTTGTCGAAGTAGCCGCGACCCCAGCCGAGGCGCATGCCGCTGCGGTCGACGGCCGCAGCGGGGATGATCAGCAGGTCGACGTCGTTGACCGCGATCGGCCCCAGAACGTCGCCCACGGGCTCGGGGAGTCCGAACAGCCCCTCGGAGATGTCGGCGTCGGGCGTCGCGACCGCCCAGTCCAGCAGACCGTCTTCGCGCGTGATCGGCAGGAGCACCCGGATGCCA includes these proteins:
- a CDS encoding zinc ribbon domain-containing protein; amino-acid sequence: MPTYSYACKQCGHRFDAVQSFSDAALTECPECGGDLRKQYGSIGVTFNGSGFYRTDSRGSSSTGSSSTGSSSGGSSSSTSASGGGSSTTSSSSTSTASSSSS
- a CDS encoding 5-formyltetrahydrofolate cyclo-ligase; translation: MPDSIEQAKRALRADLRERRQILSAHAREVAADGIKAQLDSLVERLGARSISCFLSTTTEPGTRAFVTDAVARGIRVLLPITREDGLLDWAVATPDADISEGLFGLPEPVGDVLGPIAVNDVDLLIIPAAAVDRSGMRLGWGRGYFDKTLGSMEKCPPVYAVIFDSEFVDDVPRDVHDQPVSGVVTPTRTVRIPDTPA
- the mscL gene encoding large conductance mechanosensitive channel protein MscL, translated to MIKGFKEFILRGNVIDLAVAVVIGAAFTAVVNAIVSAIINPLVEIFYKPNENGDLGPTITGIYGQQVTFPLGGLLTAIISFFAVAIVVYLVFVYPMNRWKAIAAARAGVGDAASEEPKLPTEQELLVQIRDLLERQNKA